In one Nicotiana sylvestris chromosome 8, ASM39365v2, whole genome shotgun sequence genomic region, the following are encoded:
- the LOC138876099 gene encoding uncharacterized protein, whose product MDRLASEKDTARDQLSSVEYQLQSIKEESLARAKKIEELEAQLAAELAKATSEAEKVKADAEAIVAVYLADAKVAQTRAQEVADTAKTRSCWVAKHAKYLSRRETLEEIHARGFDLAVDIENVKVLEAEAKAFLSSDDDKSGSASGSESGGIRMTRTQLPKRIRHLGFFLF is encoded by the coding sequence ATGGACCGCCTTGCCTCGGAGAAAGATACTGCTCGAGACCAACTGTCATCGGTCGAATATCAACTCCAAAGCATAAAGGAGGAAAGCTTGGCTCgagccaagaaaattgaggagctcgAGGCTCAGCTGGCCGCCGAACTTGCAAAGGCCACATCTGAGGCAGAAAAAGTAAAGGCTGACGCGGAGGCAATCGTGGCCGTCTACCTAGCTGATGCCAAAGTTGCTCAAACTCGAGCACAAGAAGTTGCTGATACGGCTAAGACTCGATCATGCTGGGTTGCCAAGCATGCCAAGTACCTATCTCGAAGAGAGACTCTTGAGGAGATTCATGCTCGTGGCTTTGACCTTGCTGTCGATATCGAGAACGTGAAAGTACTCGAGGCCGAAGCTAAAGCATTTCTCTCTTCCGATGATGATAAATCCGGGAGCGCGAGTGGATCTGAGAGTGGGGGGATTCGGATGACGAGGACGCAGCTCCCGAAGAGAATTAGGCACTTAGGATTtttccttttttga